In Solanum pennellii chromosome 7, SPENNV200, the following are encoded in one genomic region:
- the LOC107024832 gene encoding uncharacterized protein LOC107024832, with translation MVERLVENHNICDNQQVLIDECGRMNMNILNEEHEGQDILPPDVWNSLSIIGEVAHRFKYFFVAYGAWILGFAQMRKVIVVDGISKYDGVLLSSVVQDAENHIFPVAFCVVDSECDASYRYFFERLKSFIFDTPELCIISDRHQDKRFGPVASTHVERIRFHRWSRSFFPGNRHNIMTTNIAESVNSIFLDEREYPITALFEAINRRFAEKYHEKRMKFINALTIFFPSIEKDIGKNINLGNKLLIHQITNYKYIVTGHNEVATVDLLDKSCTCKVFDIYKVPCPHAMTMIRWKYGDDYGRRIYEYSPL, from the exons ATGGTTGAAAGATTGGTGGAGAATCATAATATTTGTGATAACCAACAAGTGTTGATCGATGAATGTGGTAGGATGAATATGAATATTCTAAATGAAGAGCATGAAGGTCAAGATATTCTTCCTCCTGATGTTTGGAATAGCTTGTCCATTATTGGTGAAGTTGCTCATAG GTTCAAGTACTTTTTTGTGGCATATGGAGCTTGGATTCTTGGTTTCGCACAAATGAGAAAAGTCATAGTTGTTGATGGGATAAGTAAATACGATGGTGTGTTGTTGTCTTCTGTTGTACAGGATGCGGAGAATCATATTTTTCCGGTGGCATTTTGCGTAGTAGACTCTGAATGTGATGCTTCCTATCGATATTTTTTCGAGCGattgaaaagttttatatttgataCCCCTGAATTGTGCATTATCTCTGATAGACATCAAG ATAAGAGATTTGGTCCTGTTGCCTCCACACATGTTGAACGCATAAGATTTCACCGATGGAGCAGGTCATTCTTTCCCGGAAATAG GCACAATATTATGACGACAAATATTGCTGAGTCAGTTAACTCAATATTTCTTGATGAAAGAGAATATCCCATTACTGCTCTATTTGAAGCAATAAACAGGCGATTTGCAGAAAAATATCATGAGAAGCGTATGAAATTCATAAATGCACTGACCATCTTCTTTCCTTCGATAGAAAAAGACattggaaaaaatattaatctgGGGAATAAACTATTGATCCATCAAATTACCAACTACAAGTATATTGTCACCGGCCATAATGAAGTTGCAACAGTTGATTTGCTAGACAAATCTTGTACTTGTAAAGTTTTTGACATTTACAAAGTACCTTGTCCACATGCTATGACAATGATTCGATGGAAATATGGTGATGACTATGGGAGACGCATTTATGAATACTCTCCTTTGTAA